The DNA region TCACTGCTTTTTCATCATTCGGCAATTGCAATACATCTACAAGGCTATTCTGGATTGCCGTATCCGTATCTTTTAAGCCATTCCCTGTTAGAACAGCAACAATCTTTGTACCTTTTTCAATTTTGCCCTTTTGAATCGATTTGTAGATTCCTGCAAGGGAAGCACAAGACCCAGGTTCTGCAAAAATCCCTTCAGCTGCCGCTACCTTCTTATAAGCAGAAATAATTTCATCATCACTGACTTCGTCAAAGATGCCATTTGATTCCTCAACAGCAGATACCGCTAAGTTCCAGCTTGCCGGATTCCCAATCCGAATCGCTGTAGCAATCGTTTCAGGATTTTCAAAAACACGATTATGAACGAGTGCGGCGGCACCTGCTGCTTCAAAGCCAAACATTCTCGGCAGCCCTGTTCCCTTATGTTCTGCATATTCCTTAAAACCTTTCCAATAGGCACTAATGTTTCCAGCATTTCCAACTGGTATTGCCAAAATATCAGGTGCAAATCCTAGTTGATCACAAACCTCAAAAGCCGCCGTCTTTTGTCCCTCCAGCCGGTAGGGATTAACGGAATTAACAAGGGCTATCGGTTCTTCCTCACTAATATTTCGGACCATTTTCAGTGCTTGGTCGAAGTTCCCCTCAATGGAGATAATTTCAGCTCCATACATCATCGCCTGCGCTAATTTCCCCAAAGCAATTTTTCCTTCAGGGATGACAACGATACAACGCAGTCCAGCCCTAGCCGCATATGCCGCTGCCGCAGCGGATGTATTTCCAGTAGAGGCACAAATGATTGTTTTGCTCCCTGCCTCGATTGCCTTTGCTACCGCCATCACCATACCGCGGTCCTTGAAGGATCCCGTAGGATTTGCACCTTCCAGTTTTACATATAGTTCAACACCCCACTCTTTTGAAAGGCGTTCAAGCTTTACTAATGGTGTATTTCCTTCATTTAATGTAAGTGTTGGTGTTTCGTTGGTAACTGGTAAAAATTCTTTATAGGCTTCAATCAATCCTGGCCATCTCATAATGATTTCCTCACCACCTTATAAGCACTTTTTATTTCCTTAACTGCTTGCATATCATTTAATTCTAGTAGAATCGCATCATAATTAGTTAGAGATGCTTTATGGGTTACCACAACAATTTCTGACGTTTCGTGCTTCTTTACTGGAAGCTGAAGTATTTTTTCAAAGCTTACACCATACTTTGCAAATATTGAGGTAATCTCCGAAAATACGCCAACTTCATCTTGGACATGAATGCGCAAAAAGTATTTAGAGTACTTTTCCTCATTATCCTTTAATTGTTTAGGATATTGTGGTGTAACTGCACTCTTGCCGTTTACCCCAAGGCGTAAATTTTTCATGACTCCCACTAAATCTGAAACAACCGCTGTTGCTGTCGGTAAACTCCCTGCGCCCGGACCATAGAACATCGTTTCACCCACCGCTTCACCATAAACATAAACAGCATTGTACTCGTTTTGAACAGATGCCAACGGATGGTTATTGGACAAGAATGTCGGCTGGACACTTACCTCTACTTTTTCACCCTCGCGATGGGCGTAACCAAGGAGTTTCATTGTATATCCCAACTGCTTTCCATAATGCAAATCTTCTTCTGTCACTTTGGAAATCCCTGAAACATTAACATCAGCCAAATCAATATGCATCGAAAATCCTAATGTCGCTAATATGGTCATTTTACGCGCCGCATCTAGTCCTTCAACATCAGAGGTTGGATCAGCTTCAGCAAATCCAAGCTCTTGAGCTTCTTTTAGCACATCTTCATAGGCCAATCCTTCTGTACTCATTTTTGTTAAAATATAATTAGTCGTTCCATTTACAATACCCATCATTTGCGTAATGCGATCTGATGCAAGACCATCTACTAAGCCTCTTAAGATTGGAATTCCCCCAGCAACACTTGCTTCATAGAATAAATCGCAGCCATGTTCCGAAGCAACGGATAACAGCTCGGATCCATGCAAGGCCATCAAGTCTTTATTTGCAGTTACCACATGTTTTCCTTGACGAAGGGCACTTAACAAATATTCCTTTGTTTCCCCTACACCGCCCATTACTTCTATGATTACATCAATTTCATTGTCCAAAAGAATATCATTTGCATCCGATGTTAATAAATGCCTATCCACATCTACAGGCCTAATTTTATGTAAATCCTGGACAAGGATTTTTTTGATTACAACGGGACACCCGACTTGGTGCATTAATTTATCTTGGTGATTTTTTATTATTTTTACAACACCTGAACCAACTGTTCCTAAACCTAGTAGACCAATCGAAATTGCTTTCATGCGTTTCCCTCCCGTACTTTCTTTTATATATACATTTGTCTCTTCCAGAAATACATTTGTCTTTCTATAGTAGACATTATATGATTCTTCCATTATGTTTACAATAGTCTAATTTTTTGAAAACTTCAATGAAATCGCTTTCTAGTGCGGTGTGAAAGGATTAACTTTACAATAATTTTTTTCAAACGACCTTGCTTAAAAAAATTATTTAGTTTATCTCTTTACAAGATTAAAGGTGACGATGTAGAATGTTCAGTATATTCAAAGAAATTAAAAAAACACATCAACTCATTTTGCGCAGGCATTGTAATATAATCAATTGCATATTCAAGTGATGATGAAGACGGTAATAAGAAATGCGCTTCAGAGAGCCGGTGGTTGCTGTGAACCGGTGCACATTCTTAATATACCAAGCCCTTCTGAACTGGCTGCTGAAAGGTATAGTATGCACGCCCGGGTAACCCGTTATAAATTTGAGGCTGCAATTTATGCAGCAAAAGAGGGTGGCACCACGTTAATCCACGTCCCTCATAACAAGACAAATCTGTCTTCGTTATGAGGGACGTTTTTATTTACAAAGCCAAAACATAAAAAAACCTGAGGAGGTTTGGATAAAAAATGTATAAAGTTTTAGTAACAGACGGAATTAGCGAAACAGGGTTAAAGGGTTTATTCGAGCACCCGAATTTCATTGTTGAACGTCAGCCAACACTGCAGCTGGAGGAATTAAAAAATATAATTGGGGATTATGAAGCCTTAATTATTCGCAGCCAAACAAAGGTTACTGAAGAGCTACTTCACTATGCGGACCGTCTTAAAGTAATTGCTAGAGCGGGGGTTGGCGTCGATAACATTGATGTGAATGCAGCAACACGAAAAGGAATCATCGTCATTAATGCTCCTGGTGCAAATACGATTGCAGCTACAGAACATACCTTAGCAATGATGCTTTCGTTAGCGAGAAAGATTCCTCAAGCACACAAAAAAACATCCTCTGGAGAATGGGATAGGAACTCTTTCAAAGGCGTGGAGCTTTATAAAAAAACACTAGGTGTCATTGGTATGGGTAAAATAGGTACAGAAGTGGCGAAACGGGCGAAAAGTTTCGGGATGAATATATTAGGCTATGACCCTTATTTAACAGAAGACAGAGCACAAAAACTTGGTATGACAAAAGCAAGCCTTGATTTGATTGCCCGTGAATCTGATTTCATTACTATTCATACCCCACTTACAAATGACACAAGAAAATTAGTCAATGAAGAGTATTTAAGCAAAACAAAAAAAGGCGTCCGTTTTATTAATGTGGCCCGAGGCGGGATTATCGATGAAAAAGCATTAGTTCGTGCGATACAATCCGGGCATGTTGCAGGGGCGGCACTAGATGTCTTTGAAAAAGAACCTGTCGCAGACCCAGAATTACTCCAAAACCCGAATATTATTGTAACTCCTCATCTTGGGGCGTCAACCGTAGAGGCACAGGAAAAAGTGGCACAGGAAGTAAGTGCTGAAATCATTGATATTCTTGAAACACAATCGATTACGAATGCAGTTAATATGCCGCAAATGTCGGGTGAAACACAGGCAAAAATGCAGCCATATTTACTATTAGGCGAACAGATGGGACAGTTAGTCATTCAATTATTAAAAAAGGCCCCTGCAAAAATTGAAATCAACTATTATGGGGATCTAATTGATGAGGACACTGAATTACTCACACGGACAATGATTAAAGGGATTCTATCCTATCATTTAAGTGACTCCGTTAACCTCATTAATGCTCTTCATCTATTGAAGGAGCAGGGGGTTTCCTATAATGTCCAAAAAAACGCCACGAATAAAGGTTTTTCCAATTATGTAGAATTAATAGTGTCTAAAGGCTCTGAAACAGCAAAAATTGGTGCAACAGTTTTAAATGGCTATGGCGCAAGGATAATGAAAATCAACCAGTATCGGATTGATGTACGACCTGAAAAATATCTCCTATATGTCAAACATCAAGATGTTCCCGGCATGATTGGAAAGGTTGGTTCTCTTCTCGGTGACTTCAATATAAATATTGGTACGATGCAAGTAGGAAGAACTGTCGTCGGTGGAGAGGCAATTATGGTGCTAACCCTTGATAAGAAAATAAATAAAGAAATACATCAAGCATTGACGTTAATTAACGGGTTAGACGAAGCTCAATTACTAGAGCTTTCTAATGTCGACTCCTTCTATCCAGGAAGGCTGGAGCTCGAGAAAATAAAATAAACATCATTAAAAGAGGGATTGCAAAATAAACTGCAATCCCTTGTTTTTTTCTGAAATCCAATAGCTTAAATTTATTTGTTGAGTTAATATTTACGCTAAAGAAAACTATGAACCGTTCATGAGGACCTCTTTTGAGAATATTCTATAGAAGTTGGCTTCATGAACCCTTCATGAGGACCTCTTTTGAAATTTTTCTATTGAAGTTGGCTTCATGAGCCCTTCATGAGGACCTCTTTTGAAATTTTTCTATTGAAGTTGGCTTCATGAACCCTTCTTGAGGTCCTCTTTTGGAATTTTTCTATTGAAGTTGGCTTCATGAGCCCTTCATGAGGACCTCTTTTTGGATTTTTCTATTGAAGTTGGCTTCATGAGCCCTTCATTGGAGATATATCTTCGATTTTCAAGTCATTCTTTTCGAATCTTCGGTTATATCTGGGAAATCCAACTTATTTCTGCGAAGGTTCAAGAATTCCCTTGATATCTAGTACCGAATCAAGTATATAATCGGCTTGTTGTTCTTCAAAGTCTCTTCTCGCATCTTTTCCTGATAAACCGGTTAATACGGCAGCAAACTGACACCCCATTTGTCTTGCCGCCAGCAGATCTGCTAAAGAGTCGCCTACTACTAAAATTTCATCCCCCTGATCTATCGGTAAAATAGTATTTAAACAAGCCTCGACAGAAGTCTGCTTACCGTTAATAGCCATAATGTACGTAAATGGATTTGGTTTTGATAATGATTTCTTTTCTGGATGCTCGTTTTCCGCTTGAAACACCTCATCAGCTGTGATGATACGATTATCATCAAAATGCTTGAGCCAATCCAAATGTCTAAATGGCAGGACCGTTTCAAGCCTTGGTCTTCCAGTTCCTATTCCAATCGTATGGCCTGATTCCACCAAGAATGTAAACAGCTCATCAATTTCCTTCTTAGATGCTAATGTCGTTTCATTTGCTAAGAAGCCCTTCTTTCCAAGCTGAACTGATGGTCTGCCAGTAGAATTAACAACATTTTCATCGCCTACATACCATTCCTGGGATACATGTTCACACACAGACCACAGCGCACCTTTCTCACTGAAGATACTGGTAACTACCCCTAATTTCTCTTTTACCAAGATATTAAGAAAGTCAAAAAGTTCCTCCTTCATGCCAGGGAAACGCTGAAAATCTCTTACGAATAATTGATAATCCACTTTAACTTCATACTGGTTTAATACCTTTCCCATCTCTAGCAGTACATTACGATCGATCGGTGACAGGCACCATTTGTTTATATTTTCAAATTCACTATCTTTTATTTGTGCTAACAGGTGGATTAGCTGATAGCTAAATGTCAGGTAAATCATGTCCCAGTTAGCGTTGAGCCCACGTGACTTTAGAAACTTCAATACTTGATCCTTTTCAAATACGAGCTCTCTTATCGCGGATATTTCTTCTTCATTGTAATCTGTTTTATATGTATCTGGTGATAGTGCTAAGTAATTCTTACTGATTAAAAGCTCCCAAACGGTTAGTGCTGAGGCATCAAAATAATGCTCCTCACTCAAAAGGACTCCGTCAACGTCGAACAATATTGTTTTAATCACTACTCCACCCACTTTTCCCTTTGCTTTTATACACTATCGTAACACAGTAACCAACAAAATATAAAGTGAAAAAATATAGACACAGTTCCTCCAAGACCATGCGAAAGTTGACACCCTTTTGATAGAAATGAAACAGCATTAAAATAGTGAAAGCCGTAATCTTCATAAACGGAGATTACAGCTTTTTTTGTATAAAAGTAAAGAAGCTAGCCATAATAAGGCTAGCTTCAAGAATATAGATATTACCTCGCAAAACGGTGTTTTCCGATAGTTACCGTTGTTTCACGTGAGAAGATCCACTGACTTACTGCCGTTTTCGGATTGTAGAAGAATAGAGACCCGTTGCCTTGTCCTCTAAACGCTAATGCTTCATTAACCGCCTGTTTTGAAGCTGCATCTGCTGGTTGATTGATTTGTCCATTTTGAACAGGTGTAAATGCATAATGTCCATTAGAAATTTGGTTGATAACTGCCTTAATTGAATTAGGAAAATCAGGACTGTCTACTCTGTTTAAGATAACCGTAGCGACAGCGACTTTACCTGCATAAGGTTCCCCTACTGCCTCTGCACGAACCAAACGTGCCATCAAATCCTTATCCGCTGCAGAAATAGTAGCATCAGGGATTACTAGATTTTGTCCAACATAAAGAAGGGAGCTTTTTGCATTGTTTGTTTTCATTAAGTTATGAACGGGAACTCCAAACTTGGTAGCAATTTTATAATACGTTTCACCAGATTGTACTTTATGCGTAGATGCGGCCTCTGTTTGGGTTGTTAGTGTAAATGCTGACATTGATAAAATTAATCCAGTAGCAATGACTAGCTTTTTAAGTTTATTCATCCGATTACCTCCTAGTAATTTGCTTGTCTCTCTACTTAATAATCTATCAGTTGTAACACACTATTTCATTATCCAAAAAAAACCAACAACCAACTAACTAGGATTATCGTTACTATAATAGCTTCTATCCGCCTTCAGGAATATCTATCCAAATAATCGTCTCCCCCTAATTAATTCCCCCACTGGATATTAAAGGATTGATTATTACATTTTTATCAGTATTGATATATTGAATTGGTTAAATAAGCGCCTCCAAAGGAATCCGTCACCAAATTGTCAAGATTTTCCTCGTTAATACACAGGTTTTCTACCTCAAACTTTGGTAATAATATAATAGAAGACATTTGAAGGAGGATCATCAATGGAAAATCAGTTAGCCAGCGTGTTAAACAAACAAATTTCAAATTGGTCTGTAT from Neobacillus sp. FSL H8-0543 includes:
- the serA gene encoding phosphoglycerate dehydrogenase, translating into MYKVLVTDGISETGLKGLFEHPNFIVERQPTLQLEELKNIIGDYEALIIRSQTKVTEELLHYADRLKVIARAGVGVDNIDVNAATRKGIIVINAPGANTIAATEHTLAMMLSLARKIPQAHKKTSSGEWDRNSFKGVELYKKTLGVIGMGKIGTEVAKRAKSFGMNILGYDPYLTEDRAQKLGMTKASLDLIARESDFITIHTPLTNDTRKLVNEEYLSKTKKGVRFINVARGGIIDEKALVRAIQSGHVAGAALDVFEKEPVADPELLQNPNIIVTPHLGASTVEAQEKVAQEVSAEIIDILETQSITNAVNMPQMSGETQAKMQPYLLLGEQMGQLVIQLLKKAPAKIEINYYGDLIDEDTELLTRTMIKGILSYHLSDSVNLINALHLLKEQGVSYNVQKNATNKGFSNYVELIVSKGSETAKIGATVLNGYGARIMKINQYRIDVRPEKYLLYVKHQDVPGMIGKVGSLLGDFNINIGTMQVGRTVVGGEAIMVLTLDKKINKEIHQALTLINGLDEAQLLELSNVDSFYPGRLELEKIK
- a CDS encoding cell wall hydrolase, with translation MNKLKKLVIATGLILSMSAFTLTTQTEAASTHKVQSGETYYKIATKFGVPVHNLMKTNNAKSSLLYVGQNLVIPDATISAADKDLMARLVRAEAVGEPYAGKVAVATVILNRVDSPDFPNSIKAVINQISNGHYAFTPVQNGQINQPADAASKQAVNEALAFRGQGNGSLFFYNPKTAVSQWIFSRETTVTIGKHRFAR
- a CDS encoding homoserine dehydrogenase; translated protein: MKAISIGLLGLGTVGSGVVKIIKNHQDKLMHQVGCPVVIKKILVQDLHKIRPVDVDRHLLTSDANDILLDNEIDVIIEVMGGVGETKEYLLSALRQGKHVVTANKDLMALHGSELLSVASEHGCDLFYEASVAGGIPILRGLVDGLASDRITQMMGIVNGTTNYILTKMSTEGLAYEDVLKEAQELGFAEADPTSDVEGLDAARKMTILATLGFSMHIDLADVNVSGISKVTEEDLHYGKQLGYTMKLLGYAHREGEKVEVSVQPTFLSNNHPLASVQNEYNAVYVYGEAVGETMFYGPGAGSLPTATAVVSDLVGVMKNLRLGVNGKSAVTPQYPKQLKDNEEKYSKYFLRIHVQDEVGVFSEITSIFAKYGVSFEKILQLPVKKHETSEIVVVTHKASLTNYDAILLELNDMQAVKEIKSAYKVVRKSL
- the thrC gene encoding threonine synthase codes for the protein MRWPGLIEAYKEFLPVTNETPTLTLNEGNTPLVKLERLSKEWGVELYVKLEGANPTGSFKDRGMVMAVAKAIEAGSKTIICASTGNTSAAAAAYAARAGLRCIVVIPEGKIALGKLAQAMMYGAEIISIEGNFDQALKMVRNISEEEPIALVNSVNPYRLEGQKTAAFEVCDQLGFAPDILAIPVGNAGNISAYWKGFKEYAEHKGTGLPRMFGFEAAGAAALVHNRVFENPETIATAIRIGNPASWNLAVSAVEESNGIFDEVSDDEIISAYKKVAAAEGIFAEPGSCASLAGIYKSIQKGKIEKGTKIVAVLTGNGLKDTDTAIQNSLVDVLQLPNDEKAVTEHIRGVVHR
- a CDS encoding HAD family hydrolase, producing the protein MIKTILFDVDGVLLSEEHYFDASALTVWELLISKNYLALSPDTYKTDYNEEEISAIRELVFEKDQVLKFLKSRGLNANWDMIYLTFSYQLIHLLAQIKDSEFENINKWCLSPIDRNVLLEMGKVLNQYEVKVDYQLFVRDFQRFPGMKEELFDFLNILVKEKLGVVTSIFSEKGALWSVCEHVSQEWYVGDENVVNSTGRPSVQLGKKGFLANETTLASKKEIDELFTFLVESGHTIGIGTGRPRLETVLPFRHLDWLKHFDDNRIITADEVFQAENEHPEKKSLSKPNPFTYIMAINGKQTSVEACLNTILPIDQGDEILVVGDSLADLLAARQMGCQFAAVLTGLSGKDARRDFEEQQADYILDSVLDIKGILEPSQK